A single Candidatus Beckwithbacteria bacterium DNA region contains:
- a CDS encoding class I SAM-dependent methyltransferase — protein MLTKNNPSYDFFKDELEKIAKLDLVLDLGTSSRFAKELADFKSYFKDNYFALGYDPKICESDSDCDIDGDITKLPIKNTCVDGIICLEVLEHVVNPFKAVDEMYRILKPKGQILLSVPFLAPYHGKSLAKQNFSHDSYPDFWRFTHQGLEQLFHKFKKVKIIPVTNTLAYFVYDVFPGSIIPILNSKLMQSLVNKLMKKQVPCSTRRHIVVAQK, from the coding sequence ATGTTGACAAAAAATAACCCAAGTTATGACTTTTTTAAAGATGAGCTTGAAAAAATAGCTAAGCTAGATTTAGTTTTAGACTTAGGAACTTCAAGTCGTTTTGCTAAAGAACTTGCTGATTTTAAGTCTTATTTTAAAGATAACTACTTTGCTTTGGGATATGATCCAAAAATTTGCGAATCTGATTCTGATTGTGATATTGATGGAGATATTACTAAGTTACCAATTAAAAACACCTGTGTAGATGGAATTATTTGCCTGGAAGTTTTAGAGCATGTAGTAAATCCGTTTAAAGCGGTTGATGAAATGTATCGGATTTTAAAGCCAAAAGGTCAAATTTTGCTATCAGTGCCTTTTCTAGCTCCCTATCATGGTAAAAGTTTGGCAAAGCAGAATTTTTCTCATGATTCATATCCTGATTTTTGGCGCTTTACTCACCAAGGTTTAGAGCAGCTTTTTCATAAATTTAAAAAAGTTAAAATCATCCCTGTAACTAATACCTTAGCTTATTTTGTGTATGATGTTTTTCCTGGAAGTATAATTCCTATATTAAATTCAAAACTCATGCAATCTCTGGTTAATAAACTCATGAAAAAACAAGTGCCTTGTTCAACTCGCAGGCATATAGTTGTAGCCCAAAAATAA